The following nucleotide sequence is from Drosophila simulans strain w501 chromosome 3L, Prin_Dsim_3.1, whole genome shotgun sequence.
GAATGCGAGCAACTTCTCAGATCGGTCCGCGACAGACCACAAAACCAGTGAGAGACCACATAGCCAGCCAATCCGCTCCAGTTCGCTCGATCCCATACAGTTTCTGACTCTCGCCGCGAAAGCGGAAAGAAAGTGAATTGAGTGGAGTAGATCTGGGCGATTACTTAATCCGCGTTCGCCTCCACGACCAGGCATCGAACGAACCCCGGGCTCCCAGTCCGAATTCGAGGGCGCAAATTAATGGCCCTGGTGTAGAGACCCACCCCGCCCCGCCAGCGTTGACAGTTGGGCGGAGAAAAGCAtagtatttgaatattaaaaactaGATCCGAGCGATACCACACATTTCCCCAAAACTTTGATAATTTAGAAAGCGAAGCTGCATACCAAATAGGCCCCAGATCTAGAGACACCCGAAAGTCCAACCTCCGCCGGTCAGTTGGCTTTCAGTTCCAGCTCGAGATCGCAGGTTATAGCATACCACAGCCGACTGGCTTTCCCCGGTTTTCGGTTACGTGCATCCGAGAGGTCTCGCCAAGTGCACTTGCAACTTTTACTGGTGTCTAAGATTCGCGTGAAGAGTGCAAATCGGTGACCATGATCCGCCCCACACTTATCGTAGTGCTCATTTCACTGGCCAGTGTCGATTCCGGCCACAACTCACCCGTGACCACCATCCCGGTGGCCGAGCCCATCAGCCAGGTGCCCCACGGCTTCCAGCTCGGCCAAACCAatcacatcagcagcagcaacattagcCGGAGTGGAGGCGGAAATGGCCGTGATAAGAGAGGTGAGTACTTGGCCCCTTTGAGCCACTTTTCCAAGTGGCCCCATTGTGGCCATCCGTGTCAGGGTCGCAGCCTCTCGGTCTCTGTGATGGACATCTTCGAGGGCCGCTCTTGCTCTCGATTGGTTCGCAAATACTAACAATTGCTCTTGGCCGCATCGACGCTTTGCATCGAGCCTTTTCCTAATGTGGTCATAATGTGGGCGATGTTGGTGGAAACGCGGTGGCATTTCAAGGGTTCTGTGGTTAAGAAGCAAACTTGTAATTTAACTTCAATTAACTCTGTTAAAGTTCTATACAAAAATGCATTCGCCAAAGTTTATTTTGGAAATCTTCCAAAATCAAGTTATTTGTTACTTATGGTACAAATCATAATAGATAGAATTcggatttgcataaaatatctCCACACATTTATCGCTGCTTTTTCTGCATACTACTTTAAATTCGCTAGCTCATCGTGCGATTTTCACACATGTAGTACAACAAAAAAGCAGATTTCAGCCAAAACCGTAGTGGCTGTTATTAAAATGCTAATTGTGTTTCCCCTGCACCATTTGGCATTTAAAGATTTCGGAATTCATAAGCATATGACTGCTGAGCAGCGAGTCCCAATCAACTAGATTCACATCGGAGTCCAACTTTTGCATCGGCTTGATCTTTCTACGGATTTttgaatacatatatatatagtttctGTGTGAGGTGCGTTCAATGCCCATCTTCTAGATGCATAAATATTCACAAGAAATCCAGTTCGGATAATATTTTTCTCCACTTTTGTGCTGCGCTGCTtgactttgttttttaatCGGAATGCCGGCGACCTcagaatatttaataaaatgctgaaaagaagaaaatacaCAGACGTAATCAAAAAAGACGTCAAACACTATAGTATATTATGCaaaaacattattatattAGTTTGTGACCAAAGTTCGGTCCATAACCCGTGACATTTTGGCCAGAACAAAAGCGGCAAGAAAACGGACACGTGCCCACAGCCTTTCCCccaaaattggccaaaagatTAATGGGTCCAAAGAAGTATGAAAACACGAGTTCAAAAACCTTTCGAATAGTTACTGGGAATATTAAGCCagtaaagaattttaatttgcattggAAATTGAATTCGCTCGTCGTGATGTTCAGAAATTAGCCGAAGTtgtccaaaaataaacaaatgattacgaaatatgcaaatgcgtttataaaaatgtaagaaTGATCTCGTGATGGTATAGGCCTACCACTTAAGTGGGCAATTTGTCACGATAAGAAGGCTGATTGCTTTGTGAATGAAGTTTTTGAATACTCTTATTCATTCAGTAGCAATACTTgcatatattaaatacattttatatatttaatcaatatatttaaactgaatttttgtaacattttaataacaacTTGTTGACCAGCAATAGATAGTTAATTGGGCTATGTTAGAGTATTCCCAAATGGCTATGAATAAAATTACACATGTCAGCATTGAATGAATAATCTTTCGGGCTTTGCAGCTTGACATTGAACCACGGCTGCCAACTTAACTGAATTATGATCTAATATATCAAAGTGTGCATATGAAAGACCGATTCTTGGGCACCTTGAGTGCGTCAATCAAAGGGGTTTGACCACAACTGGAAACCTGAGAGCTGCGTAACGTATACGCCGCATTGGCTGCTCATGTAATTGCCCGAAATTAGAGATACAAGCCGATGGCGCAAGCGTTTGAAAAAGTATCTTTATGGAATGTGGAAGCTGGTCCGCAAACAGAGAAGCTGAAAAAACAATCGTTTAGCGAGCGGAATTGCGAAATCCTTTGTCTCAGGGCAACTCCTCGCAGCTAATTGACCTCTTTTCAGCCAAGCGGCAATTGCACGGCCCTCAAatagttgcagttgcaactgcagccgcTCGTTGCAGCAGCGCGAGTCAGATACATTTTACGGTTCTTGGCCGCGGATTCAGATGCTGGTGGAAATGATTTACCGCTTTGATAGGTTTCGCCTCGTTTTTCACCCAAGGCAAGCCAACATCCTCAGCGAGTTGTCATGATTTATGTGGCCTGTGCGAACGACAATTAGCCGGTCCAAGTATCTGCTATATAGTTGTTGCCCGATATAGATACACATCGGCACGGAGACACAACTGGGTCACCAAGTCGTGAAGTTATTGAATGCCCGTCGATCGACAACTGCACGGTGAGAAAATATCTCGTAATTTATCTCGCATAATGCCCGGCTAACTAGCCAAGGATTGCGGCTCTGGGGAACAAGAAGTGAACAATGAACTCGAGTCTCGTCTGGTTCATTCGAGTGCGTCGAGAGCCTTTTGTTCTCGTTTCGAAGGCGACCTCAAAGTCAAAGTCTAAGCCCAGCTCGATTGGTAATTAATGCGCAAATTAAAGTCTTGTTCGATGACTTGCCAATCCGCTGGGACTTGGAGGCACCTGGAATTCTGGCCAGTCGTTGAAAATTACCCACATCCGCTGAATATTACTCTAAATGTTTGTGCTGAGTGGACTGAACTTGAAGTTATTTGAAAAATCGCGCTGCAGGTGTATTACAATCGAAATTAATACACTCTCAATTATTTGATAATGAATTTGATTGCAAGCAGAATTCAAAAGTACTGAAAGTCCATTAAATTATATCAAAGCTTTGTAATCGCTTTCCTTTCCCAACTCAGCTTTCCAATACATTTCCCCACAATTTTCACTTAATTACTGAAGACACGAACTTTCGATTAACCACCTCTGATCTGAATGAAGATCTTTGCAGCCAAGTGCTTCGCCCATTCAGGGAGTCCAATTTCATTAGCCGAAGGCAATCAGATAAAGGCCGAATTATCGGCGATACAAAGTCAAGTGAGCAGCGGCCTTGTTTTCGGTAATCCGGCATTAATGTTTCACCTGACATCTCGCACACTCGCAGCCCCCCAGGCCCCTGCAAATCCCCCAGAAAAACCCCAGAAAGCCGCTCATGTCCCCACTCAATCACGGGCAAATGTCAGGGCGGAATTTTCAACTCTTTTTGCGGCGTAATGTTGTGCGCTTTGCGCCGATAAGCGGTAAAcaaaaagatatatttaaaaaatattaaaaacattacGTTAACTGCGCAATAAATTGTGCTTTATTTTTCTGTACTGCTCTTTGCCCtctgaagataaatttaaCCCGAAATGCCACTCAAACTAGGAGCCGACGGCTGGGCGGGGCTAATGCATCACAGGGCAGTTAGCACGGCAGGGTATTTCGGTATTTCGCAATCTGGGCCCAGataataaaactgaaatttatATCAATTATTTGGCCATTCAGAGCTCATCACAGGGAGCTCCGGAAACTGGAAATGGCCATAAAGCGGCTGCAATCCGCTTAAATGCTGGGCAGTAAAAGTCTTTGCCGACCTTGACACACTTTTTGCCCAGGCGAAAGAGCAAGTGATTATGACTGGATACCGACCGTATTACCATATCTTCTCACTTTCATTCGGAAAACTCCAGCACGAATGCTCCACGATCGAGCACCAAAAAGAGCAAGTTTGGGTCTTCAAGGGGTCTTCCCCCGATTCCCGGACTTTTGAATGATGTATGCGTGTCACTGCGAAACCCAAACGACGTAATCAAAAATCCATCAAGTGGCGTGCGCATCATGATGCCCTAAGATTGATATAAAAAGTCGCCACTTCATTGCCTAACTGATGGCATTAACTCGCTATTAGGGTATATAAGTGTGTGATACTTGGCACAAGGGTAACCAGACTTCGTgggctttttttgtttttaatgtttttggtttaattactttattttcaaCACCTCTACGTGGGTTGTCAGTCCCGCACTTTATGTAATTACCCTTAAAAATCAAGATACGCCTCGTGTTGCATAATCTTTCGGTGACCCACATGTGGCACTACATGTCCGATGATTAATTGTGCTCCCACTTTCAGGCGCCCAACTGGATCCGAGCGAGATTGCCCGCCAGAATCAGATAACCCAGCAGATATTCGCCAACTATTTGGAGCGCCGGCTGTTTCCCAATCGCACGGCCAACCAAAAGATTCCCACCATCGCGGACATCCTGCCCAAGCCGAAGCCATCGCCACGACCCCGTCCTCGAGGATTCGCGGCCAGCGATGGCGGAAACTTCAAGAGGAGCGGTGGCGGAGCTCAAAGGAACCGCCTGGCAGCTGCCGCCTCCAAGAGGCAGTCGGGCTACAATCGCAAGCGACTGCGCGAGgaacaggaggaggaggaggaggccgaCGACCAGGAGCGGGATCAGCAGCCGCTGGCCAACCAGGAGGACTTCGACTACGACGTGCAGGAGTCGCTGCAGAGCGTGGAGTCGGAGCAGCACGACCAGTACTATGGGAACATATTCCATCGCGATCCCAGCGAGAACGAAGTCGATAATGGTGAGTTAAGAGCGTTTATTCTGGCATTTGAGAAAAACAAATCCAATCACCTTTATATAATGTATTACCTCTAAAATTACAACCTGCATTTCTGCTCTAAACACCATCAATCAACTGCCCATTGACCCCACCCCATTGATGAAGAGATCAGGCGTGGAATTTGTGTTCAACCCAACTCTTCACCTGGAGGCTGGGCCATTAGCCACGCTGACCATCCATCAATCCCACTTAAATAGCTTAGTTCCACTCAACGTGCTCCAGCTTCCAGCTGCATCACCGCAATTACTAACTCATACCTTGAAATTAATTCGGCTTTTGAGATATGTTGGCGCATTTCATTCCTTGATAAGTTGCCTtattttcattccattttgAGTTCATGAAAATTCCATATCGGGTCGAGATTGCAATTAACGTTCCGATTCGTTTTCTGGCGTGTCTCGTTTAGGGATTGCCAACAATTACTTACAATTTCCTTAAATGCTATGTTTAAATAAGCTGCTTATTGAATTCCCCCTGCGTTTTTGAACTATTtactttattaattttgtagcCCTCGGTTTGTATTGATTCAGCTTCTCCCCTTTTGGTTTCAATAGTACACATATATCTCACGATTATCAGTACTATTCCAACTCATTACCCGCACTTCTCAAGCGTTGCCCTgcttcattatttatttgcatttcgcagcTTTTTGTTGGCACTGATCGCTTTGTCGCCTCCGGGaccacagtgcgtatgatgAATGGCCTCGGGCTGCATATGTGTTTACATAACTTATCAGACGAGCCTCGTTTCGCCAGGCTATTTACACAATTTAAAGGCTAAAAAATTGGCAAActtattaagtttttatttcacttagcCCAGGGTCGAAACTGGTTGCCATCCGTCCCTCCTTTTTCGCACCGATTTTAACCCTGAGCAAAAtctttcaaaaaaatttaCGACCACGAATCGAATCGCATCTCATCGCATCGCATTGAATCGAATCGAGACGACTTTAGAAGTAGTTCGATGACGGGATTTTATTTCACCTAAACGTCAAACCACTAAAATTTATTGCCCACACACGAGTCgagaaaaatgtgaaacaaaAGAGCTGCCATAAAACTGAATTCGAGGAGGCATTGCACCCCCTTTTTGAAGTTGAGAACTAGTTGCAGATACTTTGTTAGCGAATCTTTTAAATTCAGTGCGACAGTCGCTTGAGATAAGAATTTGCATGAGCATTTTGAGAAAAGAGGAAGTGAATTATCGcatctttatttattgttcccCCTTTCAACAAACACAGAACTCATATTCTcccaataaaaaaaacatttagaaGTCGCAAACTCATATTGATACTAGTTATCTAGTTCAACAAGCTACTTGTATCACATTCATGGCCCTAAAGCGTATtcaaaatttgcatacaaaagCTGATTTCGAATTTCCATTCCATTAGCGTCATACGAATTGTAAGAGCATAGGTTTGAAGATCCATCAGAGGCCATTTATTGCGTAGACTGTGATCAAGGTTCCCCAGCAGCAGATTTGTTTGGGGGGAttcacccgacttgaatcaCATGCGAGGGTCAATTCGGTGGGGTCGTTTGATTCCAAGAATGGTTTAACCAAATCTATTTTTGGAATCATATGCAAATAACCAAGGGTTTTCAGCCACTATTATATTATATCATTATGATTGTTAAAATTAATGGCGATTAATGGTTTTCTAATCATTTGTAATTTGCGTCACGAGTTCCATTCGGTGAATCCCCCCGCTGAAAACCTCAAAGAATTTCGAAGTCTATCACAAGTGGCCTTGACTTCAGGTGGATAGCAATGAACTCGTCGCCTATATACGTACGTATTCATTCTGAAATCAACTCTAATCTGGTTTTGTGTAGTAAAACTACTGAAATCCGAAAATCAGCTGCTCTGCTCTGAATCGTATCATGTTTTACCGAACCCCTGtttccaattaattaattagtcCACTCATGAAGAACCGCGAGGCTGTTGCGATGT
It contains:
- the LOC6736307 gene encoding low affinity immunoglobulin epsilon Fc receptor isoform X1, with product MIRPTLIVVLISLASVDSGHNSPVTTIPVAEPISQVPHGFQLGQTNHISSSNISRSGGGNGRDKRGAQLDPSEIARQNQITQQIFANYLERRLFPNRTANQKIPTIADILPKPKPSPRPRPRGFAASDGGNFKRSGGGAQRNRLAAAASKRQSGYNRKRLREEQEEEEEADDQERDQQPLANQEDFDYDVQESLQSVESEQHDQYYGNIFHRDPSENEVDNDCPNCVDESQYTPNKWTMPLLKLGEKRYYLGIFFKANWFKATQYCRYHGMHLASISSQEENDRLEKHIRDFGLGHEHFWISGTDLADEGNFFWMATGRPITFTNWNAGEPNNFRYENGEEENCLELWNRDGKGLKWNDSPCSFETYFVCEVQPN